One region of Pseudomonas glycinae genomic DNA includes:
- the atpA gene encoding F0F1 ATP synthase subunit alpha codes for MQQLNPSEISEIIKGRIEKLDVTSQARNEGTVVSVSDGIVRIHGLADVMYGEMIEFPGGVYGMALNLEQDSVGAVVLGAYTSLAEGMSAKCTGRILEVPVGKELLGRVVDALGNPVDGKGPLGNTETDAVEKVAPGVIWRKSVDQPVQTGYKAVDAMIPVGRGQRELIIGDRQIGKTALAIDAIINQKDSGIFCVYVAIGQKQSTIANVVRKLEENGALANTIIVAASASESAALQFLAPYSGCTMGEFFRDRGEDALIVYDDLSKQAVAYRQISLLLRRPPGREAYPGDVFYLHSRLLERASRVSEEYVEKFTNGAVTGKTGSLTALPIIETQAGDVSAFVPTNVISITDGQIFLESAMFNSGIRPAVNAGVSVSRVGGAAQTKIIKKLSGGIRTALAQYRELAAFAQFASDLDEATRKQLEHGQRVTELMKQKQYAPMSIADMSLSLYAAERGFLTDIEIAKIGSFEQALIAFFNRDHADLMAKINVKGDFNDEIDAGLKAGIEKFKATQTW; via the coding sequence ATGCAGCAACTCAATCCTTCCGAAATAAGTGAAATTATCAAGGGCCGCATCGAAAAGCTCGATGTGACCTCCCAAGCCCGTAACGAAGGCACTGTCGTCAGCGTATCTGACGGTATCGTGCGGATTCACGGTCTGGCCGACGTCATGTACGGCGAGATGATCGAGTTTCCGGGCGGCGTCTACGGTATGGCCCTCAACCTGGAGCAAGACTCCGTAGGTGCCGTTGTACTGGGCGCGTACACCAGTCTGGCTGAAGGCATGAGCGCCAAGTGCACCGGCCGCATCCTCGAAGTTCCGGTTGGCAAGGAACTGCTGGGTCGCGTTGTCGACGCACTGGGTAACCCTGTTGACGGCAAAGGTCCACTGGGCAACACCGAGACCGACGCGGTCGAGAAAGTTGCTCCGGGCGTGATCTGGCGTAAGTCGGTAGACCAGCCTGTACAGACTGGCTACAAGGCTGTCGATGCCATGATCCCTGTCGGCCGTGGCCAGCGTGAGCTGATCATCGGTGACCGTCAGATCGGTAAAACCGCTCTGGCGATCGACGCGATCATCAACCAGAAAGACAGCGGCATTTTCTGCGTCTACGTGGCAATCGGTCAGAAGCAATCGACCATCGCCAACGTGGTTCGCAAGCTGGAAGAAAACGGTGCACTGGCTAACACCATCATCGTTGCTGCGAGCGCTTCGGAATCTGCAGCACTGCAATTCCTGGCTCCGTACTCCGGTTGCACCATGGGTGAATTCTTCCGCGACCGCGGTGAAGACGCGCTGATCGTTTATGACGATCTGTCCAAGCAAGCAGTGGCTTACCGCCAGATTTCCCTGCTGCTGCGCCGTCCACCAGGCCGTGAAGCTTACCCAGGCGACGTGTTCTATCTCCACTCCCGTCTGCTGGAGCGTGCATCCCGCGTTTCGGAAGAGTACGTAGAGAAGTTCACCAACGGCGCAGTGACCGGCAAAACCGGTTCCCTGACTGCACTGCCGATCATCGAAACCCAGGCTGGCGACGTTTCCGCATTCGTTCCGACCAACGTGATTTCCATCACCGACGGTCAGATCTTCCTGGAATCGGCCATGTTCAACTCGGGCATCCGCCCTGCAGTGAACGCCGGTGTTTCGGTATCCCGTGTGGGTGGTGCCGCTCAGACCAAGATCATCAAGAAGCTGTCCGGTGGTATCCGTACCGCTCTGGCTCAGTACCGTGAACTGGCGGCATTCGCCCAGTTCGCTTCTGACCTGGACGAAGCGACCCGCAAGCAACTTGAGCATGGTCAGCGCGTTACCGAGCTGATGAAGCAGAAGCAATACGCGCCAATGTCGATCGCCGACATGTCGCTGTCGCTGTATGCCGCTGAGCGTGGGTTCCTGACTGACATTGAAATCGCCAAGATCGGCAGCTTCGAACAAGCGCTGATCGCTTTCTTCAACCGCGATCACGCCGACTTGATGGCCAAGATCAACGTTAAAGGTGACTTCAATGACGAAATCGACGCTGGCCTGAAGGCTGGTATCGAGAAGTTCAAGGCCACCCAAACCTGGTAA
- the atpG gene encoding F0F1 ATP synthase subunit gamma — protein sequence MAGAKEIRSKIASIKSTQKITSAMEKVAVSKMRKAQMRMAASRPYAERIRQVIGHLANANPEYRHPFMIDREVKRVGYVVVSSDRGLCGGLNTNLFKALVKDMAVNRENGVEIDLCVVGSKGAAFFRNFGGNVVAAISHLGEEPSINDLIGSVKVMLDAYLDGRIDRLSVVSNKFINTMTQQPTVEQLIPLVATPDQDLKHHWDYLYEPDAKELLDGLMVRYVESQVYQAVVENNAAEQAARMIAMKNATDNAGDLISDLQLIYNKARQAAITQEISEIVGGAAAV from the coding sequence ATGGCAGGCGCAAAAGAGATTCGCAGTAAGATTGCGAGCATCAAAAGCACGCAAAAAATTACCAGCGCCATGGAAAAAGTGGCGGTCAGCAAAATGCGCAAGGCACAAATGCGCATGGCTGCTAGCCGTCCTTATGCGGAGCGTATCCGCCAGGTAATTGGGCATCTGGCCAACGCCAACCCGGAATACCGCCACCCGTTCATGATCGATCGCGAAGTAAAGCGCGTCGGTTATGTCGTCGTGAGCAGTGACCGTGGTCTGTGCGGCGGCTTGAACACCAACCTGTTCAAGGCCCTGGTCAAGGACATGGCGGTAAACCGCGAAAACGGCGTCGAGATCGATCTGTGTGTCGTTGGTAGCAAGGGTGCGGCTTTTTTCCGCAACTTCGGCGGTAACGTCGTTGCAGCTATCAGCCACTTGGGTGAAGAGCCGTCGATCAATGATCTGATCGGCAGCGTCAAGGTGATGCTGGATGCCTACCTGGACGGCCGTATCGACCGCCTGTCCGTGGTATCCAACAAGTTCATCAACACCATGACACAACAGCCTACCGTGGAGCAGTTGATTCCACTGGTGGCAACCCCGGATCAGGATCTCAAGCACCACTGGGACTATCTCTACGAACCGGACGCCAAAGAGCTGCTTGACGGCTTGATGGTGCGTTACGTGGAGTCGCAGGTGTACCAGGCGGTGGTCGAGAACAACGCGGCTGAACAGGCTGCGCGGATGATCGCGATGAAGAACGCTACCGACAACGCCGGTGATTTGATCAGCGATTTGCAGCTGATCTACAACAAGGCGCGTCAGGCTGCGATCACCCAAGAGATCTCGGAAATCGTCGGCGGCGCTGCCGCGGTTTAA
- the atpD gene encoding F0F1 ATP synthase subunit beta, with protein sequence MSSGRIVQIIGAVIDVEFPRDSVPSIYDALKVQGAETTLEVQQQLGDGVVRTIAMGSTEGLKRGLDVNNTGAAISVPVGKATLGRIMDVLGNPIDEAGPIGEEERWGIHRAAPSFAEQAGGNELLETGIKVIDLVCPFAKGGKVGLFGGAGVGKTVNMMELIRNIAIEHSGYSVFAGVGERTREGNDFYHEMKDSNVLDKVALVYGQMNEPPGNRLRVALTGLTMAEKFRDEGNDVLLFVDNIYRYTLAGTEVSALLGRMPSAVGYQPTLAEEMGVLQERITSTKQGSITSIQAVYVPADDLTDPSPATTFAHLDATVVLSRDIASLGIYPAVDPLDSTSRQLDPNVIGNDHYETARGVQYVLQRYKELKDIIAILGMDELSEADKQLVNRARKIQRFLSQPFFVAEVFTGASGKYVSLKDTIAGFKGILNGDYDHLPEQAFYMVGGIEEAIEKAKKL encoded by the coding sequence ATGAGTAGCGGACGTATCGTTCAAATCATCGGCGCCGTTATCGACGTGGAATTTCCACGCGACAGCGTACCGAGCATCTACGACGCCTTGAAGGTTCAAGGCGCCGAAACCACTCTGGAAGTTCAGCAGCAGCTGGGCGACGGCGTGGTTCGTACCATTGCGATGGGCTCCACCGAAGGCTTGAAGCGCGGTCTGGACGTCAACAACACTGGCGCAGCCATCTCCGTACCGGTCGGTAAAGCGACCCTGGGCCGGATCATGGACGTACTGGGCAACCCGATCGACGAAGCTGGCCCGATCGGCGAAGAAGAGCGTTGGGGTATCCACCGCGCCGCTCCTTCCTTCGCTGAACAGGCCGGTGGCAACGAGCTGCTGGAAACAGGCATCAAGGTTATCGACCTGGTTTGCCCGTTCGCCAAGGGCGGTAAAGTCGGTCTGTTCGGTGGTGCCGGTGTAGGCAAGACCGTAAACATGATGGAACTGATCCGTAACATCGCCATCGAGCACAGCGGTTATTCCGTGTTCGCCGGTGTGGGTGAGCGTACTCGTGAGGGTAACGACTTCTACCACGAGATGAAGGACTCCAACGTTCTCGACAAGGTAGCCCTGGTCTACGGTCAGATGAACGAGCCACCGGGAAACCGTCTGCGCGTAGCGCTGACCGGTCTGACCATGGCCGAGAAGTTCCGTGACGAAGGTAACGACGTTCTGCTGTTCGTCGACAACATCTATCGTTACACCCTGGCCGGTACCGAAGTATCCGCACTGCTGGGCCGTATGCCTTCGGCAGTAGGTTACCAGCCGACCCTGGCTGAAGAGATGGGCGTGCTGCAAGAGCGCATCACTTCGACCAAGCAAGGTTCGATTACTTCGATCCAGGCCGTATACGTACCAGCGGACGACTTGACTGACCCGTCGCCAGCGACCACGTTTGCTCACCTGGACGCCACCGTCGTTCTGTCCCGTGACATCGCTTCCCTGGGTATCTACCCTGCGGTTGACCCACTGGACTCGACTTCGCGTCAGCTGGACCCGAACGTGATCGGCAACGATCACTACGAGACCGCTCGTGGTGTTCAGTACGTGCTGCAGCGTTACAAAGAGCTGAAGGACATCATCGCGATCCTGGGTATGGACGAGCTGTCGGAAGCCGACAAGCAGTTGGTAAACCGTGCTCGTAAGATCCAGCGCTTCTTGTCGCAGCCGTTCTTCGTGGCTGAAGTCTTCACCGGTGCTTCGGGTAAATACGTTTCCCTGAAAGACACCATTGCTGGCTTCAAAGGCATCCTCAACGGTGACTACGACCACCTGCCAGAACAAGCGTTCTACATGGTCGGCGGCATCGAAGAAGCGATCGAGAAAGCCAAGAAACTGTAA
- a CDS encoding F0F1 ATP synthase subunit epsilon, which produces MAMTVHCDIVSAEGEIFSGLVEMVIAHGALGDLGIALGHAPLITNLKPGPIRLIKQGGEAEVFYISGGFLEVQPNMVKVLADTVQRAADLDEAQAQAALKAAEAALHEKSADFDYGAASARLAEAAAQLRTVQQIRKKFGG; this is translated from the coding sequence ATGGCTATGACAGTCCATTGCGACATCGTCAGCGCGGAAGGAGAAATCTTTTCCGGCCTGGTCGAGATGGTGATTGCGCACGGTGCTCTGGGTGATCTTGGTATCGCTCTGGGCCACGCGCCGCTGATCACTAATCTGAAGCCAGGTCCGATCCGCCTGATCAAGCAAGGCGGGGAAGCCGAGGTGTTCTACATCTCCGGTGGTTTCCTCGAGGTTCAGCCGAACATGGTCAAGGTGCTTGCCGATACCGTGCAACGTGCCGCCGACCTGGATGAAGCTCAGGCTCAAGCAGCTCTCAAGGCTGCCGAAGCTGCTCTGCACGAGAAGAGCGCAGATTTCGACTACGGAGCTGCGTCCGCACGTCTGGCCGAGGCTGCAGCTCAGCTGCGCACCGTCCAGCAGATCCGCAAGAAGTTTGGCGGTTAA
- the glmU gene encoding bifunctional UDP-N-acetylglucosamine diphosphorylase/glucosamine-1-phosphate N-acetyltransferase GlmU: MSLEIVILAAGQGTRMRSALPKVLHPIAGNSMLGHVIHSARQLDPQRIHVVIGHGADVVRERLAADDLNFVLQDKQLGTGHATAQAVPFITADTVLILYGDVPLIEVETLQRLLKHVVPGQMGLLTVELDDPTGYGRIVRDVDGKVAAIVEHKDASEAQRAITEGNTGILAVPANRLADWMSRLSNNNAQGEYYLTDVIEMAVSDGLTVATEQPHDPMEVQGANDRKQLSELERHYQLRAGRRLMAQGVTLRDPARFDVRGEVTVGRDVLIDINVILEGKVVIEDDVVIGPNCVIKDSTLRKGVVVKANSHIEGAVLGEGSDAGPFARLRPGTVLEARAHVGNFVELKNARMGEGAKAGHLTYLGDAEIGARTNIGAGTITCNYDGANKWKTVLGEDVFIGSNNSLVAPVDISAGATTAAGSTITQNVDNAQLAVGRARQRNIDGWKRPEKIKKS; encoded by the coding sequence ATGTCTCTTGAAATCGTAATCCTCGCGGCCGGCCAAGGCACCCGCATGCGCTCCGCGCTGCCAAAAGTGCTGCACCCGATTGCCGGCAATTCCATGCTCGGTCATGTTATCCACAGTGCCCGTCAACTTGATCCACAGCGCATTCATGTGGTCATCGGCCACGGCGCTGATGTGGTACGCGAGCGTCTGGCCGCCGACGACCTGAATTTCGTGTTGCAGGACAAGCAACTGGGCACTGGCCACGCCACCGCCCAAGCTGTTCCGTTCATCACCGCCGATACCGTACTGATTCTCTACGGCGATGTGCCGTTGATCGAAGTCGAGACCCTGCAGCGTCTGCTCAAGCACGTTGTACCCGGGCAGATGGGTTTGCTCACCGTCGAGCTGGACGACCCGACCGGTTATGGCCGCATCGTGCGCGATGTCGATGGCAAGGTCGCCGCGATCGTCGAACACAAGGACGCCAGCGAAGCACAGCGGGCGATCACTGAAGGCAACACCGGCATCCTGGCGGTGCCGGCCAATCGCCTGGCGGACTGGATGAGTCGCCTGTCGAACAACAACGCGCAGGGCGAGTATTACCTGACCGACGTGATCGAGATGGCAGTCAGCGACGGCCTGACGGTCGCCACCGAACAACCTCACGACCCGATGGAAGTGCAGGGCGCCAACGATCGCAAACAACTGTCCGAGCTGGAGCGTCATTACCAGTTGCGCGCCGGTCGTCGACTGATGGCTCAGGGTGTCACCCTGCGCGACCCGGCCCGTTTCGATGTACGTGGCGAAGTGACCGTGGGTCGCGATGTCCTGATCGACATCAACGTGATTCTCGAAGGCAAGGTCGTCATTGAGGACGACGTAGTCATCGGCCCGAACTGCGTGATCAAGGACAGCACCCTGCGCAAAGGAGTGGTGGTCAAGGCCAACAGTCACATCGAAGGCGCGGTGTTGGGCGAAGGCAGCGATGCCGGCCCGTTTGCCCGTCTGCGTCCGGGTACCGTGCTGGAGGCCCGCGCCCATGTGGGTAACTTCGTCGAACTGAAAAACGCCCGGATGGGGGAGGGCGCCAAGGCCGGCCACCTGACTTATCTGGGCGATGCCGAGATCGGTGCCCGCACCAATATCGGCGCCGGCACCATCACCTGCAACTACGACGGCGCCAACAAGTGGAAAACCGTGCTGGGTGAGGATGTGTTCATCGGTTCCAACAACTCGCTGGTGGCGCCTGTGGATATCTCCGCCGGTGCAACCACCGCTGCCGGTTCGACCATCACCCAGAATGTGGACAACGCGCAATTGGCCGTAGGTCGTGCGCGGCAGAGGAACATCGATGGCTGGAAGCGGCCGGAGAAGATCAAGAAGAGCTGA
- a CDS encoding DeoR/GlpR family DNA-binding transcription regulator produces the protein MSKRNTPQRRHSILALLNEQGEVSVDELAKRFETSEVTIRKDLAALESHGLLLRRYGGAITMPQELVADTSLNVSKYKQAIARAAVKRIREHARIIIDSGSTTAAMIPELGQQPGLVVMTNSLHVANALSELEHEPVLLMTGGTWDPHSESFQGQVAEQVLRSYDFDQLFIGADGIDLVRGTTTFNELLGLSRVMAEVAREVIVMVEADKIGRKIPNLELPWSSVHTLITDDRLPLDARDQIQARGINLICATVSQEK, from the coding sequence ATGTCGAAACGCAACACACCTCAGCGCCGTCACAGCATTCTGGCTTTGCTCAATGAGCAGGGCGAAGTGAGTGTGGATGAACTGGCCAAGCGCTTCGAAACTTCGGAAGTTACGATTCGCAAGGATCTCGCTGCCTTGGAAAGTCATGGTTTATTGCTGCGTCGCTACGGCGGAGCCATCACCATGCCGCAGGAACTGGTGGCGGACACCAGCCTCAACGTTTCCAAATACAAGCAGGCGATTGCCCGGGCTGCGGTCAAACGCATCCGTGAACATGCCCGCATCATCATCGACAGCGGCAGCACCACTGCCGCCATGATTCCCGAGCTCGGTCAGCAGCCTGGTCTGGTGGTGATGACCAACTCCCTGCACGTGGCCAACGCCCTGAGCGAACTCGAACACGAGCCAGTGCTGCTGATGACCGGCGGCACCTGGGATCCGCACTCGGAATCCTTCCAGGGCCAGGTCGCCGAGCAGGTACTACGCTCTTACGACTTCGACCAGTTGTTTATCGGTGCCGATGGCATCGACCTGGTGCGTGGTACCACCACCTTCAATGAATTGCTCGGACTGAGCCGGGTGATGGCGGAAGTGGCGCGGGAAGTGATCGTGATGGTCGAGGCCGACAAGATCGGCCGCAAGATTCCCAACCTGGAGCTGCCATGGAGCAGCGTCCATACCCTAATTACCGATGATCGCCTGCCCCTTGATGCGCGCGATCAGATTCAGGCTCGCGGTATCAACTTGATTTGCGCGACTGTCAGTCAGGAGAAATAA
- the glmS gene encoding glutamine--fructose-6-phosphate transaminase (isomerizing): MCGIVGAVAERNITAILVEGLKRLEYRGYDSAGVAVYTKDGALERTRRVGKVSELDAALAEHPLVGRLGIAHTRWATHGAPSERNAHPHFSGDVAVVHNGIIENHEELREQLKALGYVFTSDTDTEVIAHLLTEKLKNLPDLTDALKATVKELHGAYGLAVIHAQQPDRLVAARSGSPLVIGLGLGENFLASDQLALRQVTDRFMYLEEGDIAEIQREKVQIWDVTGKAVERQTVQYTDGAEAADKGEFRHYMLKEIHEQPSVVQRTLEGRLSADQVLVQAFGPQAAELFAKVRNVQIVACGTSYHAGMVARYWLEELAGIPCQVEVASEFRYRKVVVQPDTLFVTISQSGETADTLAALRNAKELGFLGSLAICNVGISSLVRESDLTLLTQAGREIGVASTKAFTTQLVGLLLLTLSLGQVRGTLGKGVEATLVEELRRLPTRLGEALAMDSTVEKIAELFAEKNHTLFLGRGAQFPVAMEGALKLKEISYIHAEAYPAGELKHGPLALVDNDMPVVTVAPNNELLEKLKSNLQEVRARGGELIVFADEKAGMTNGEGTHVVQMPHIHDILSPILYTIPLQLLSYYVAVLKGTDVDQPRNLAKSVTVE; encoded by the coding sequence ATGTGTGGAATTGTCGGCGCGGTAGCTGAACGTAACATCACCGCCATTCTGGTCGAAGGCCTCAAACGCCTCGAATACCGGGGCTATGACAGTGCCGGTGTTGCGGTGTACACCAAAGACGGCGCTCTGGAACGCACCCGGCGTGTCGGCAAGGTCAGCGAACTCGACGCGGCGCTGGCCGAACATCCGCTGGTTGGCCGTCTCGGTATTGCCCACACCCGCTGGGCCACCCACGGTGCGCCGAGCGAGCGCAATGCCCACCCGCATTTCTCCGGCGACGTCGCTGTCGTGCACAACGGCATCATCGAAAACCATGAAGAGCTGCGTGAACAACTGAAGGCATTGGGCTACGTGTTCACCTCAGACACTGACACCGAAGTCATCGCCCACCTGCTGACCGAAAAACTCAAGAACCTGCCGGACCTGACCGACGCCCTGAAGGCAACGGTCAAGGAGCTGCATGGCGCTTACGGTCTGGCGGTTATCCACGCACAGCAGCCGGATCGACTGGTTGCTGCTCGCAGTGGCAGCCCGCTGGTGATCGGTCTGGGCCTGGGCGAAAACTTCCTCGCTTCCGACCAACTGGCCCTGCGTCAGGTCACCGATCGTTTCATGTATCTGGAAGAGGGCGATATCGCCGAAATCCAGCGTGAAAAGGTGCAGATCTGGGACGTGACCGGCAAAGCCGTCGAGCGCCAGACCGTGCAGTATACGGATGGTGCGGAAGCCGCCGACAAAGGCGAGTTCCGTCATTACATGCTCAAGGAAATCCACGAGCAGCCGTCCGTGGTGCAGCGCACTCTGGAAGGTCGTTTGAGTGCGGATCAGGTGCTGGTGCAGGCGTTCGGCCCCCAGGCCGCCGAGCTGTTCGCCAAGGTGCGCAACGTACAGATCGTGGCGTGTGGCACCAGCTATCACGCCGGCATGGTTGCCCGTTACTGGCTCGAAGAGCTGGCCGGGATCCCGTGCCAGGTCGAGGTTGCCAGTGAGTTCCGCTACCGTAAAGTCGTGGTGCAGCCGGACACCCTGTTCGTCACTATCTCCCAGTCCGGCGAAACCGCCGATACCCTGGCCGCTCTGCGCAATGCCAAGGAACTGGGTTTTCTGGGCAGCCTGGCGATCTGCAACGTCGGCATCAGCTCGCTGGTACGCGAATCCGACCTGACCCTGCTGACCCAGGCTGGTCGTGAAATCGGCGTGGCCTCGACCAAGGCGTTCACCACACAATTGGTTGGTCTGCTGCTACTGACCCTGTCTCTCGGTCAGGTGCGCGGTACATTGGGCAAAGGCGTTGAAGCCACGCTGGTCGAAGAACTGCGCCGTCTGCCAACCCGCCTGGGCGAAGCGCTGGCGATGGACAGCACTGTGGAAAAAATCGCAGAGCTGTTCGCCGAGAAAAACCACACACTGTTCCTCGGCCGTGGCGCGCAATTCCCGGTGGCGATGGAAGGGGCCCTGAAGCTCAAGGAAATCTCTTATATCCACGCCGAAGCCTACCCGGCCGGTGAATTGAAGCATGGCCCGCTGGCGCTTGTGGATAACGACATGCCGGTGGTCACCGTCGCACCGAACAACGAATTGCTGGAGAAGCTCAAGTCCAACTTGCAGGAAGTCCGTGCCCGCGGCGGCGAACTGATCGTGTTCGCCGACGAAAAGGCCGGGATGACCAACGGCGAAGGCACTCACGTGGTACAGATGCCGCACATCCACGACATCCTGTCGCCGATTCTCTACACCATTCCGCTGCAGCTGCTGTCGTACTACGTCGCTGTGCTCAAGGGCACCGACGTGGATCAGCCGCGTAACTTGGCGAAGTCGGTGACGGTGGAATAA
- a CDS encoding LysR family transcriptional regulator: MDRFQEMQVFAIVAQEQGFSAAARRLGLSAASVTRAVAALEQRIGTQLLIRTTRSVHLSEAGLRYLEDCRRILAEVQEAEDSAAGSHAQPRGQLTVTAPVLFGELFVTPVMARYLTQYPDVSINALLLDRVVSMVEEGVDVAVRIGELPDSNQHAIRVGEVRRVICGSPEYFAVHGRPAHPQALAGAPVVATSAIGQQRSWPFMEHGELIGVKPEPRLVVTANQAAITAASLGLGLTRVLSYQVASKVASGELEIVLAEFELPALPIHVVYQGGRKAPARIRSFVDFIVQALREHPALKNAALFHPEK, from the coding sequence ATGGATCGCTTCCAGGAAATGCAGGTTTTCGCCATCGTCGCCCAGGAACAGGGCTTTTCCGCCGCTGCGCGGCGTTTGGGTCTGTCGGCGGCGAGCGTGACCCGGGCGGTGGCGGCGCTGGAGCAGCGGATCGGTACGCAGTTGTTGATCCGGACCACCCGCAGTGTGCATTTGAGCGAAGCCGGTCTGCGTTATCTGGAAGACTGTCGGAGAATTCTCGCCGAGGTGCAGGAAGCGGAGGATTCCGCTGCCGGCAGTCATGCCCAGCCCCGCGGGCAGTTGACGGTGACGGCGCCTGTTTTATTCGGTGAACTGTTTGTCACGCCGGTGATGGCGCGTTATCTGACGCAATACCCGGACGTTTCCATCAACGCCCTGTTGCTCGACCGGGTGGTGAGCATGGTCGAGGAGGGCGTCGACGTCGCGGTGCGAATCGGCGAGTTGCCGGACAGCAATCAGCATGCAATCCGGGTCGGTGAGGTACGGCGGGTGATTTGCGGCTCGCCGGAATACTTCGCGGTCCATGGTCGGCCTGCCCATCCGCAGGCCTTGGCCGGGGCGCCAGTGGTGGCGACATCGGCCATCGGTCAACAGCGCAGTTGGCCATTCATGGAACACGGTGAACTCATCGGCGTAAAACCGGAACCGCGTCTGGTGGTCACTGCCAATCAGGCCGCGATCACAGCGGCGTCGCTGGGTCTGGGGCTGACCCGGGTGCTGTCTTACCAGGTGGCCAGCAAGGTCGCCTCCGGCGAGCTGGAAATCGTCCTTGCCGAGTTCGAATTGCCTGCTCTGCCGATCCATGTGGTGTATCAGGGCGGGCGCAAGGCGCCGGCGCGGATACGCAGTTTTGTCGACTTCATCGTGCAGGCGCTGCGCGAGCATCCGGCGCTGAAAAACGCTGCGTTATTTCATCCAGAGAAATAA
- a CDS encoding glutathione S-transferase family protein produces the protein MQAIKLYNFPRSGHAHRVELMLSLLQLPTELIFVDLAKGEHKQAAYLAINSFGQVPAIDDNGVVLADSNAILVYLAQKYGNGRWLPSDPVGAAHVQRWLSAAAGPIAFGPAAARLITVFGAKFNAEEVITRAHNFLKVMDAELGKTPYLTGTEPTIADVSAYSYIAHAPEGNVSLDDYANVRAWLSRIEALPGFVGMPRTVAGLQTTV, from the coding sequence ATGCAAGCGATCAAACTCTACAACTTCCCGCGTTCCGGCCACGCCCATCGCGTCGAACTGATGTTGTCACTGTTGCAACTGCCGACCGAGCTGATCTTCGTCGATCTGGCCAAGGGCGAACATAAACAGGCGGCATATCTGGCCATCAACAGCTTCGGCCAGGTTCCGGCCATTGATGACAATGGTGTGGTGCTCGCGGACTCCAACGCGATTCTTGTCTACCTGGCACAGAAATACGGCAATGGCCGCTGGCTGCCAAGTGATCCGGTCGGCGCCGCGCACGTGCAGCGCTGGTTGTCGGCCGCCGCCGGGCCGATTGCTTTCGGGCCCGCTGCCGCACGCTTGATCACGGTGTTCGGGGCGAAGTTCAACGCCGAGGAAGTCATCACCCGTGCACACAATTTTCTCAAGGTGATGGATGCGGAACTGGGCAAAACCCCGTACCTGACCGGCACTGAGCCGACCATTGCCGATGTCTCGGCCTACAGCTACATCGCCCACGCGCCGGAAGGCAATGTATCGCTGGACGACTACGCTAACGTTCGCGCCTGGCTCTCGCGTATCGAAGCGCTGCCCGGTTTTGTCGGCATGCCGCGCACCGTTGCCGGCCTGCAAACCACCGTCTGA